One genomic region from Rosa rugosa chromosome 1, drRosRugo1.1, whole genome shotgun sequence encodes:
- the LOC133741343 gene encoding growth-regulating factor 5-like has protein sequence MHKKRNQCPLPFLLLIKSPELLSLFSIVGSKMMSGGNPSSARNYRYPFTATQWQELEHQALIFKYMVSGVPIPTDLVYSFKRRLDSSISSRLFPHHPFGWGCYDMGFGRKIDPEPGRCRRTDGKKWRCSKEAYPDSKYCERHMHRGRNRSRKPVEASSSSSTTKTTPNNNNTIPTPPEYNPASIQKNLSKTSPSMFSSSFTNETPHTQHQSSSLYPFLSRPQGSGTNPQLFLNSGSYVSEADHRDYRYLQGTKEGVDHELAFFPAESSANARSLMSSYKGYSSQSQFQSLTDHYPQQQSQDEQHCYVLGTDFKSSRPIKTENKEADQTQKSLHHFFGDWPPKSTDTWLDLAPNSRLHNDG, from the exons ATGCATAAAAAAAGAAATCAATGccctcttccttttcttcttcttattaaATCCCCAGAGCTGTTGTCTCTCTTTTCCATTGTGGGATCAAAAATGATGAGTGGAGGAAATCCAAGTAGCGCAAGGAATTACAGGTACCCTTTCACAGCAACACAGTGGCAAGAGCTTGAACACCAAGCTCTCATCTTCAAGTACATGGTCTCTGGAGTCCCCATCCCAACTGATCTTGTCTATTCCTTTAAAAGAAGACTGGACTCCTCAATCTCTTCCAGACTCTTCCCTCACCACCCTT TTGGGTGGGGTTGCTATGATATGGGCTTTGGCAGAAAGATAGACCCAGAGCCAGGAAGGTGCAGAAGAACAGATGGTAAAAAATGGAGGTGTTCAAAGGAAGCGTACCCAGATTCTAAGTACTGTGAGAGGCATATGCACAGAGGCAGAAACCGTTCAAGAAAGCCTGTGGAAGCTTCTTCTAGTTCTTCTACTACAAAGACTACTCCTAACAATAATAATACTATTCCAACACCTCCAGAGTACAACCCTGCTTCAATCCAAAAAAACCTCTCCAAAACCTCCCCTTCAATGTTTTCCTCATCTTTCACCAATGAAACACCTCAcacccaacaccaaagttcatCTCTTTATCCATTCCTTTCTAGGCCACAGGGTTCCGGTACCAACCCTCAACTTTTTCTCAACTCTGGATCTTATGTTAGTGAAGCTGATCACAGAGATTACAG GTATCTTCAAGGAACAAAGGAAGGTGTGGATCATGAGCTAGCCTTCTTTCCTGCAGAGTCTTCTGCAAATGCAAGAAGCTTAATGAGCTCCTATAAAGGCTACTCATCCCAATCTCAGTTTCAAAGCCTCACAGATCATTATCCACAGCAGCAATCCCAGGATGAGCAGCATTGCTATGTTTTGGGCACTGATTTCAAATCAAGCAGACCAATCAAAACAGAGAATAAAGAAGCTGATCAGACCCAAAAGTCCCTCCACCATTTCTTTGGAGACTGGCCTCCAAAGTCCACAGACACCTGGCTTGATCTTGCACCCAATTCCAGACTTCATAATG ATGGTTGA